In Aliiglaciecola sp. LCG003, a genomic segment contains:
- a CDS encoding DUF1414 domain-containing protein translates to MPQQSKFSDVEFETLMNDIVFALEKNKAGRDLSLMALGNVITNIFQHQVNSQQRQKMAEQFTQVLMKSINGK, encoded by the coding sequence ATGCCTCAACAATCCAAATTTTCAGACGTTGAATTTGAAACTCTGATGAACGACATTGTATTCGCTCTAGAGAAAAATAAAGCAGGTAGAGACCTGTCCTTAATGGCTCTTGGTAATGTTATTACCAACATTTTCCAGCACCAGGTAAATAGCCAACAACGCCAAAAAATGGCCGAACAGTTTACACAAGTATTAATGAAAAGTATCAATGGAAAATAA